A genomic region of Branchiostoma lanceolatum isolate klBraLanc5 chromosome 4, klBraLanc5.hap2, whole genome shotgun sequence contains the following coding sequences:
- the LOC136433036 gene encoding E3 ubiquitin-protein ligase PDZRN3-like has protein sequence MGYSPQRFLSRVDDNLLCGICAAVLKDAVVTPCGHSFCEHCLDTWLNQTERRTCPECRSVMLPHEARPVIALRSLISGLSVECEHRERGCRMVVKLEDEQRHQAECGYSPAQCNTCGDTMDRYRLANHELQCSKVTTEKEEKSEADFLTRRNNSASGKFDLALSELACRVATLEVQLKQTRHELEMSRARNRRLERELQRRKSELQAQKTEMRGTSGRYDAQLTSFQSASQLSQFISRYLLIKPHYVNRDHAYRSIRDYFDHYIAGGEGLYHNDVHALVATAYASNWFSPSQRLCIQQWLRTLSRRSQEITGHRTNMPDILPFTS, from the coding sequence ATGGGCTACTCTCCTCAACGTTTTCTATCTCGCGTGGACGATAACCTGCTCTGTGGAATATGTGCTGCTGTTCTAAAGGACGCCGTCGTGACACCGTGTGGCCACAGCTTTTGTGAGCACTGCCTGGACACATGGTTGAACCAGACAGAGCGGCGGACGTGTCCGGAGTGCCGCTCGGTGATGTTGCCGCACGAGGCCCGCCCAGTCATCGCGCTCAGGAGCCTCATCAGCGGTCTCAGCGTCGAATGCGAGCACCGAGAGCGGGGATGCAGAATGGTGGTGAAGCTGGAGGACGAGCAGCGACACCAAGCGGAATGTGGATACAGTCCAGCGCAGTGCAACACCTGTGGGGACACCATGGACAGGTACAGACTGGCCAACCACGAGCTTCAATGTTCCAAGGTCACCACCGAGAAGGAGGAAAAGAGCGAAGCCGACTTTCTCACGAGACGAAATAACAGCGCAAGTGGGAAATTCGACCTTGCTCTTTCAGAGCTGGCGTGCCGGGTAGCCACCTTGGAAGTGCAGCTGAAGCAGACAAGACATGAACTTGAGATGTCCCGTGCACGGAACCGTAGACTTGAACGGGAACTACAGAGGAGAAAGTCTGAACTTCAGGCGCAGAAAACAGAGATGCGGGGAACGTCAGGGAGATATGACGCACAGCTGACGAGTTTTCAGTCGGCCTCGCAGCTGTCCCAGTTCATCTCACGTTACCTCCTGATCAAGCCACACTACGTCAACAGGGACCACGCCTACAGGAGTATCAGGGACTACTTTGACCACTACATCGCGGGAGGAGAGGGGCTGTACCACAACGATGTGCACGCTCTGGTAGCCACGGCATACGCAAGCAACTGGTTCTCTCCTTCGCAAAGACTTTGTATACAGCAGTGGCTCCGAACCTTGTCCAGGCGATCTCAGGAAATAACGGGTCATAGGACAAACATGCCCGACATACTGCCTTTTACTAGTTAA